A genome region from Alphaproteobacteria bacterium includes the following:
- a CDS encoding methyltransferase domain-containing protein: protein MTASEGAYSPQARGGGSDYDRYFAGMDKTMQQKLAVTAAHFLLRPGAVIADMGCGSGLGSFQFAQLNPTVQVVGIDINPGTVKYASDNYKLPNLRFEIGDVEKPAGAPGSYDGILNSSVLHHIYSFNDYNAAHVVNALRNQMALLKEGGIMVIRDFCAEPEDEFVTLDVLADGEGYEVATMSDADLLVLFSATARSLRPERDRGFFIEESIVAPTGYRRFRLPAKWAAEFALRKNYRTDWAAEVLEEYAWWTPADYRRELAAIGGRVIYAAPSWNPWIVENRFRDKIRLYNENGAPRNFPATNYIAVVEKVPSDASLILAERAVALTPPKYLQFSSWKSTETGTLYDMVARPGMVTDCLPYLTGADGRLMVYAKHGYPRPLTNLVPRSSPNLDEKVWSGHVVEPVAIADSSVHLLARLAERAGLSTTQMPELQEGLRYYPSAGLMDEIVGSVFAPVQSGGTEHSYKISPDISGFSTSGEVRLYPAQDLLRASQVGLLPEARLEMNIYALLRKLGQRPDKWLGPELPRLGQVDIYTCSIEAMLERQDTQGFEASPDGAGYLRCLRSAFSDRSAKTELARRELEFVIPAKSSANVASVAVLAIDDQGEVSIGVERRRLPAPQLREGDAEICVLPAFRLPPAILTPEKAAEYVAAKFLQPRRAVAKLGEGYFSSLGMTPERVYPYAVILDGMSDVFQLSEMLEFVPLREIFAQLERVRDAHLLVSSLRAIHALDLWGGFQA, encoded by the coding sequence ATGACCGCTTCGGAAGGCGCATATTCGCCACAGGCGCGCGGCGGCGGCAGCGATTACGACCGTTATTTCGCGGGCATGGACAAAACCATGCAGCAAAAACTGGCCGTGACCGCCGCCCACTTCCTGCTGCGGCCGGGCGCTGTCATCGCCGATATGGGCTGCGGCTCCGGCCTTGGGTCATTCCAGTTCGCGCAGCTGAACCCGACGGTGCAGGTGGTGGGCATCGACATCAATCCCGGCACGGTCAAATACGCGTCCGACAATTATAAACTGCCAAACCTGCGTTTCGAGATCGGCGATGTCGAAAAACCGGCGGGCGCGCCCGGCAGTTATGACGGCATCCTGAATTCCAGCGTGCTGCACCATATATATTCCTTCAACGACTATAACGCCGCGCATGTGGTGAACGCCCTGCGCAACCAGATGGCGCTTTTGAAAGAAGGCGGCATCATGGTTATCCGTGATTTCTGCGCCGAGCCGGAGGATGAATTCGTCACGCTCGACGTGCTGGCCGACGGCGAAGGGTACGAGGTTGCGACGATGAGCGACGCAGACCTGCTAGTCCTGTTCTCGGCGACGGCGCGGTCGCTGCGGCCGGAACGAGACCGCGGATTTTTTATCGAGGAGTCCATCGTCGCGCCGACAGGCTACCGCCGTTTCCGCCTGCCCGCGAAATGGGCGGCTGAATTCGCGCTGCGCAAGAATTACCGCACCGACTGGGCGGCAGAGGTGCTGGAGGAATATGCATGGTGGACGCCCGCCGATTACAGGCGTGAACTGGCGGCCATCGGCGGACGCGTGATCTACGCGGCACCCAGCTGGAACCCGTGGATCGTCGAAAACCGCTTTCGCGATAAAATCCGCCTATACAACGAAAACGGCGCGCCGCGCAATTTCCCCGCGACGAATTACATCGCCGTCGTTGAAAAAGTGCCGTCCGATGCCAGCCTGATACTGGCCGAGCGCGCCGTCGCCCTGACTCCGCCGAAATACCTTCAATTTTCCAGTTGGAAAAGCACAGAAACGGGCACCCTTTACGATATGGTCGCGCGCCCCGGCATGGTCACGGATTGCCTGCCGTATTTGACGGGCGCCGACGGGCGGCTGATGGTCTATGCGAAGCACGGCTATCCGCGCCCGCTGACCAACTTGGTGCCCCGCAGTTCGCCCAACCTTGACGAAAAAGTCTGGTCGGGCCATGTGGTGGAACCTGTCGCGATCGCCGATTCAAGCGTGCATTTGCTGGCGCGTCTTGCGGAACGCGCGGGGCTTTCGACGACGCAGATGCCTGAATTGCAGGAAGGCCTGCGTTATTACCCCTCTGCCGGTTTGATGGACGAAATCGTGGGTTCGGTCTTCGCGCCGGTGCAAAGCGGCGGCACGGAGCATAGCTATAAAATATCGCCGGATATTTCGGGCTTCAGCACCAGCGGTGAAGTGCGGCTTTATCCCGCGCAGGATTTGCTGCGCGCGTCGCAGGTTGGCCTGCTGCCCGAAGCGCGTCTGGAAATGAACATCTATGCGCTGCTGCGTAAACTGGGGCAGCGCCCCGATAAATGGCTGGGTCCCGAACTGCCGCGCCTGGGGCAGGTCGATATATACACCTGCAGCATCGAGGCGATGCTGGAGCGCCAGGACACGCAAGGCTTCGAGGCATCGCCGGACGGGGCGGGATACTTGCGCTGCCTGCGCTCGGCATTTTCCGACCGCTCCGCAAAAACCGAACTGGCGCGCCGCGAACTGGAATTCGTGATACCTGCGAAATCGAGCGCAAATGTCGCCTCGGTCGCCGTTTTGGCGATAGACGATCAGGGCGAAGTCAGCATCGGTGTAGAACGCCGCCGCTTGCCCGCGCCGCAATTGCGCGAAGGCGACGCTGAAATATGCGTATTGCCGGCCTTCAGACTGCCGCCCGCGATTCTCACGCCTGAAAAGGCCGCAGAATACGTCGCTGCAAAATTCCTGCAGCCGCGCCGCGCGGTCGCGAAACTGGGTGAGGGGTATTTCTCCTCGCTCGGCATGACGCCGGAGCGCGTCTATCCGTATGCCGTGATACTGGATGGCATGTCGGATGTGTTCCAGCTGTCGGAAATGCTGGAATTCGTTCCGTTGCGGGAAATCTTTGCGCAGCTGGAACGCGTGCGCGACGCGCATTTGCTCGTCTCCAGCCTGCGCGCGATCCATGCACTCGATTTATGGGGCGGCTTTCAGGCCTGA
- a CDS encoding NAD-dependent malic enzyme produces the protein MKKLFNAAAAKLRRLFGQEPAQDAKHGHSILHDAAQNKSTGFTRDERDAQGLRGLLPHKVTTQDEQVASALAQMRGKPTSIEKYIYLSSLQDRNERLFYKLAQENVEEILPLIYTPTVGEASQKFSHIFRRPRGLYITPDDKEKIREILDNWPEADVRQIVVTDGQRILGLGDLGANGMGIPIGKLALYTIAGGLDPQKALPVMFDVGTNNDIMRNDPMYLGYPHKRLEGAAYDELMKEFVDAVKDKFPKAMLQFEDFKTENAFRLMNEYHDKITSFNDDIQGTAAVALAGVLASSRITGTDFKDQRIMFLGAGSAATGIADLMVKELQAQGLTEAEARSRISLVDSKGLVTQGRAKIEDNKAPFAQDHAPATLLEAINDLKPTVLIGATGSPNTFTKEVIEAMSAINARPVIFALSNPTSHAECTAEQAYSWSGGRAVFASGSPFGPVTVDGKTYQAGQGNNAYIFPGLGLGVNLSEATKITDSMFLASARALAGMVSDEDLKNGTLYPPLKDIRKVSAKIAEAVIVTANAENVASVQQPANLGAFIQSKMYDPSYDAVKPAAPKSGLKAAP, from the coding sequence ATGAAAAAACTGTTTAACGCTGCCGCGGCCAAATTACGCCGCCTGTTCGGGCAAGAGCCTGCGCAGGACGCAAAGCATGGCCATTCCATCCTGCATGATGCCGCGCAAAATAAATCGACGGGTTTCACCCGCGACGAACGCGATGCGCAGGGTTTGCGCGGGCTGCTGCCGCACAAGGTGACGACGCAGGACGAACAGGTCGCCTCCGCCCTGGCGCAAATGCGCGGCAAACCGACAAGCATCGAAAAATATATTTACCTGTCGTCGCTGCAGGACCGCAACGAGCGGCTGTTTTATAAACTGGCGCAGGAAAATGTCGAGGAAATCCTGCCGTTGATCTATACTCCGACGGTCGGCGAAGCAAGCCAGAAATTTTCCCACATTTTCCGCCGTCCGCGCGGGCTGTACATCACGCCCGACGACAAGGAAAAAATCCGCGAGATACTGGACAACTGGCCCGAAGCCGATGTGCGCCAGATCGTGGTGACCGACGGCCAGCGCATCCTCGGCCTTGGCGACCTTGGCGCAAACGGCATGGGCATCCCGATCGGCAAGCTTGCGCTTTACACGATTGCGGGCGGGCTCGACCCGCAAAAGGCGCTGCCGGTGATGTTCGATGTCGGCACGAATAACGACATCATGCGCAACGACCCCATGTATTTGGGATATCCGCACAAGCGGCTGGAGGGTGCGGCATACGACGAACTTATGAAGGAATTCGTTGATGCCGTGAAGGACAAATTCCCCAAAGCCATGCTGCAGTTCGAGGATTTCAAGACCGAAAACGCTTTCCGCCTCATGAACGAATACCACGATAAAATTACGTCGTTCAACGATGACATTCAGGGCACGGCTGCGGTCGCGTTGGCGGGGGTGCTGGCATCCAGCCGCATTACGGGCACGGATTTCAAGGATCAGCGCATCATGTTTCTTGGCGCGGGATCCGCTGCAACCGGCATCGCCGACCTGATGGTCAAGGAATTGCAGGCGCAGGGATTGACCGAAGCGGAGGCGCGCAGCCGCATTTCGCTGGTGGATTCCAAAGGCCTTGTCACGCAAGGCCGTGCGAAGATCGAGGACAACAAAGCCCCCTTTGCGCAAGACCACGCGCCCGCAACGCTGCTGGAGGCGATCAACGACCTGAAGCCGACCGTATTGATCGGCGCGACAGGATCCCCGAACACATTTACCAAAGAAGTCATCGAAGCGATGAGCGCGATCAACGCACGCCCCGTCATCTTCGCCCTGTCGAACCCGACAAGCCACGCCGAATGCACGGCGGAGCAAGCGTATAGCTGGAGCGGCGGCAGAGCCGTGTTTGCCAGCGGCAGCCCATTCGGCCCCGTTACGGTCGATGGCAAAACCTATCAGGCCGGTCAGGGCAATAACGCCTATATTTTCCCCGGCCTCGGCCTTGGCGTAAACCTGAGCGAAGCCACGAAAATAACCGACAGCATGTTCCTTGCCTCCGCTCGCGCATTGGCAGGCATGGTCAGCGATGAAGACCTGAAAAACGGCACGCTCTATCCACCGCTGAAAGACATCCGCAAGGTGTCCGCGAAAATCGCCGAGGCCGTGATTGTGACAGCGAACGCGGAGAATGTCGCAAGCGTGCAGCAACCTGCAAACCTTGGCGCCTTCATACAGTCAAAGATGTATGACCCGTCCTACGACGCGGTGAAGCCCGCTGCGCCGAAATCAGGCCTGAAAGCCGCCCCATAA
- a CDS encoding invasion associated locus B family protein, producing the protein MKTKIFMIAALALLASAAPAVAASETGAATKPAAAARPTPVTTKFDDWTMQCITSTKGKYCGLYQKAFATVDGKKAMAVLSEVEVMKSKDGKKTPHMRLITPLGSWLPSNIGFKLDEEKQNIVPYFMCGRTGCMTDLTLEKEHIDRLKKGKRLLVAYRTSPKKEDQIEAPLSMKGFPAALDALLKN; encoded by the coding sequence ATGAAAACAAAAATCTTCATGATCGCTGCGCTGGCCCTGCTGGCATCCGCAGCGCCCGCCGTTGCCGCGTCCGAAACCGGCGCCGCCACCAAGCCTGCAGCTGCAGCACGCCCTACGCCCGTCACCACGAAGTTCGACGACTGGACGATGCAGTGCATTACCTCCACCAAAGGCAAATATTGCGGCCTGTACCAAAAGGCTTTCGCGACCGTCGACGGCAAAAAAGCCATGGCTGTCTTAAGCGAAGTCGAAGTGATGAAAAGCAAGGACGGCAAAAAAACGCCGCATATGCGTCTCATCACGCCGCTCGGTTCGTGGCTGCCCAGCAATATCGGCTTCAAGCTGGATGAAGAAAAACAGAACATCGTGCCGTATTTTATGTGCGGCCGCACTGGTTGCATGACCGACCTGACGCTGGAAAAAGAACATATCGACCGCCTGAAAAAAGGCAAACGCCTGCTGGTCGCATACCGCACTTCCCCGAAAAAGGAAGACCAGATCGAAGCGCCGTTGTCGATGAAGGGTTTCCCGGCCGCGCTCGATGCATTGCTGAAAAACTGA
- a CDS encoding alpha/beta hydrolase, translating to MGMQPPPSAPLVTAPAGFTQRQITTGPFTLVAHEKIRSPGQVAAVYIGGDGPDAGVAPALAARDKSANVIFLTRPCQNDAPCAPEFRGAKRFSPEVIAAVGTALDTLKKQHNFFGFNLVGFSAGATVAALVAAQRSDVLSLRTVAGNLDTAVYGRLHHLPALDGSLNPVDVAAKLLPLGQKHFVGARDKTVTADVGNSFIEASGRPDCLGLTVIDTAGHTDGWAEIWPDLLEQPLQGGC from the coding sequence ATGGGGATGCAGCCCCCGCCGTCTGCGCCATTGGTTACGGCGCCTGCGGGTTTCACGCAGCGGCAAATCACGACCGGCCCGTTTACGCTGGTCGCGCATGAAAAAATCCGCAGTCCGGGACAGGTGGCGGCTGTTTATATCGGCGGCGACGGTCCGGATGCGGGTGTCGCGCCCGCGCTTGCCGCGCGCGACAAATCCGCGAATGTTATTTTCCTGACGCGCCCGTGCCAGAACGACGCACCCTGCGCCCCCGAATTCCGCGGTGCAAAGCGTTTCTCGCCCGAAGTGATCGCGGCGGTCGGCACGGCGCTTGATACGCTCAAGAAGCAGCATAATTTTTTCGGCTTCAACCTTGTCGGCTTTTCGGCTGGCGCGACGGTGGCTGCGCTGGTCGCAGCACAGCGCAGCGATGTGCTGAGCCTGCGCACGGTTGCGGGAAATCTTGATACGGCGGTGTATGGCCGCCTGCATCATCTTCCGGCTTTGGATGGTTCTCTCAATCCTGTCGATGTCGCCGCGAAATTATTGCCGCTCGGCCAGAAGCATTTTGTCGGCGCGCGCGATAAAACAGTCACCGCCGATGTGGGCAACAGTTTCATCGAGGCTTCGGGCCGTCCCGATTGTCTTGGGCTGACCGTGATCGATACGGCAGGCCACACGGATGGCTGGGCCGAAATCTGGCCGGATTTGCTCGAGCAGCCCTTGCAGGGTGGTTGCTGA
- a CDS encoding PA0069 family radical SAM protein, producing MNKKPSLYLPENIKGRGALENPAGRFEPLQVEADLEGLVPVEGEDDFPPPKLRTQVYRDKSRSIISTNDSPDIGMDATLNPYRGCEHGCIYCFARPTHEYLGLSAGLDFETKIFAKPDAPRLLEEKLKSRGWKPAVIFMSGVTDPYQPLERKMKITRSCLEILEDFRNPVSFITKNHLVTRDIDILSRMAALNIVSVNMSVTTLDRDLARRMEPRASTPSMRIKAIEQLSKAGIPVNVMIGPVVPGLTEHEIPAILQAAAEAGATSAGYTMMRLPYGVKDLFQTWLHEHFPDRAEKVLNRIRSIRDGKLNDAEFGSRMKGEGFYATQVSQIFDIAKRRYGLTGRATLTTEHFRGHARDSQYNLFT from the coding sequence ATGAACAAAAAACCGTCTTTGTATCTTCCGGAAAACATCAAGGGTCGCGGCGCGCTGGAAAATCCGGCTGGCCGTTTCGAGCCGTTGCAGGTCGAGGCGGATCTTGAAGGTTTGGTGCCTGTCGAGGGGGAAGATGATTTCCCACCGCCCAAGCTCCGGACTCAAGTTTACCGGGACAAATCCAGATCGATCATTTCGACCAATGACAGCCCCGATATCGGGATGGATGCGACGCTCAACCCGTATCGCGGTTGTGAACATGGCTGCATCTATTGTTTCGCACGGCCGACACATGAATACCTGGGCCTGTCAGCGGGGCTGGATTTCGAGACGAAGATTTTTGCCAAGCCCGACGCGCCAAGGCTGCTGGAGGAAAAACTGAAATCCCGCGGCTGGAAACCCGCCGTGATCTTCATGAGCGGCGTGACCGACCCTTACCAGCCTCTCGAGCGAAAGATGAAGATCACACGCAGTTGCCTTGAAATATTGGAAGATTTTCGCAACCCTGTCTCGTTTATCACCAAAAACCATCTGGTGACGCGCGATATCGATATCCTGTCGCGGATGGCGGCGCTGAATATCGTTTCCGTTAATATGTCGGTCACGACGCTTGACCGCGATCTCGCGCGGAGGATGGAGCCGCGCGCTTCGACACCATCCATGCGTATCAAAGCGATAGAACAATTGTCTAAAGCTGGAATTCCGGTGAATGTCATGATCGGGCCAGTAGTGCCAGGCCTGACCGAACACGAAATTCCGGCGATACTGCAGGCGGCGGCAGAGGCGGGAGCCACCTCGGCGGGTTACACAATGATGCGGCTGCCCTATGGCGTGAAGGATTTGTTCCAGACATGGCTGCACGAACATTTTCCCGATCGTGCCGAGAAGGTGCTGAACCGTATCCGATCCATCCGCGACGGCAAGCTCAACGATGCCGAATTCGGGTCGCGCATGAAAGGGGAGGGATTTTACGCAACACAAGTGTCGCAGATATTCGACATCGCCAAAAGGCGCTATGGACTGACCGGCCGCGCGACACTCACGACGGAACATTTCCGTGGTCATGCGCGGGACAGTCAGTACAATTTATTTACATAG